In one window of Mobiluncus massiliensis DNA:
- the fliF gene encoding flagellar basal-body MS-ring/collar protein FliF, with amino-acid sequence MPPVIVNAVDKVKSTVGQFSLGQKTLSIIGVAVLILGGVVLYSWVARPDYTTLYSGLTDKDQAAVTEQLDSQGIKYQVADNGVVKVPAKDVQSARMSLAAADLPAQPTAGYAVLDNLGVAASDFQQQMAKKRALEGELAKTIDTMDDIEKSSVALAIPQESVFADPKKPVATTASVTITPKNRKDVSNDTVQAVINMVSASVPNLDKSGVTVVDTLGNSLSDKVEGGTAAASEMEKSLVAKALAVVEPLVGVGNARVSAQVDLSQDNQVKTTRIFTDPEGGVKQLSASNAAEQYSGGGAIVGGILGPDNIANPYELNGNNGGNYSNTQNVQNNAVNEEVTQSTRAPGAALRKSVSVVLNQDTARRLDMAQVRDMVAAATGIDAATGDVVNISRSPFDETAKKAAEKAAAEEAAAEAAAKTASLIRQAVIAGLIILLLIIIAAVAKKRAKAREREALDLGELDQLPDPYTLSAPEEEALEIEAATIPEPEPEPEPEPEPEPDPILLKIEAKREEIAELALDKPQLVAEQLRAWMGGH; translated from the coding sequence ATGCCACCGGTCATCGTAAACGCAGTAGATAAAGTCAAAAGTACCGTCGGCCAGTTTTCTTTAGGCCAAAAGACCCTGTCGATTATCGGGGTAGCCGTGCTCATCTTGGGCGGCGTGGTGCTTTACTCTTGGGTGGCACGTCCCGACTACACCACCCTGTACTCCGGTTTGACGGACAAAGATCAAGCCGCCGTCACCGAACAGCTCGATTCGCAAGGCATCAAATATCAGGTCGCTGACAATGGCGTGGTCAAGGTGCCGGCGAAAGATGTGCAGAGCGCACGCATGAGCTTGGCGGCCGCCGACCTGCCCGCACAGCCCACTGCCGGTTATGCCGTTTTGGATAACCTGGGCGTGGCGGCTTCCGACTTCCAACAGCAAATGGCCAAGAAACGCGCCTTGGAAGGCGAGTTAGCCAAGACCATTGACACCATGGACGATATTGAAAAATCTTCGGTCGCCCTGGCTATTCCGCAGGAATCCGTATTTGCCGACCCGAAGAAACCCGTTGCTACCACCGCTTCTGTGACCATCACCCCGAAGAATCGCAAAGACGTTTCCAATGACACGGTGCAAGCCGTTATCAACATGGTTTCCGCTTCCGTGCCGAACTTGGACAAGTCGGGAGTGACCGTGGTCGATACGCTGGGTAACAGCCTGTCCGACAAGGTCGAAGGCGGTACGGCCGCGGCTTCGGAAATGGAAAAGAGTTTGGTCGCCAAGGCTTTGGCGGTAGTGGAACCCTTGGTAGGGGTCGGTAATGCCCGTGTCTCGGCGCAAGTTGACCTCTCGCAAGATAACCAGGTAAAGACCACCCGTATCTTTACTGATCCGGAGGGCGGGGTTAAGCAGTTGTCCGCCTCGAACGCGGCCGAACAGTACAGCGGCGGCGGGGCCATCGTCGGTGGCATCTTGGGGCCGGATAATATTGCCAACCCTTATGAGCTGAACGGCAATAACGGCGGTAACTACTCCAACACCCAAAACGTGCAAAACAACGCGGTCAACGAAGAAGTGACCCAGTCGACTCGTGCTCCTGGAGCGGCGTTGCGCAAGTCCGTGTCGGTCGTATTGAATCAAGATACCGCCCGGCGCTTGGACATGGCGCAAGTGCGTGACATGGTGGCGGCGGCTACCGGTATTGATGCTGCTACCGGCGACGTGGTGAACATTTCCCGCTCTCCATTTGACGAAACGGCAAAGAAAGCTGCTGAAAAAGCCGCTGCCGAAGAAGCCGCTGCCGAAGCCGCAGCCAAGACAGCTTCCCTCATCCGTCAGGCAGTCATTGCCGGTTTGATTATCCTGCTGTTGATTATTATCGCGGCGGTGGCCAAGAAACGTGCCAAGGCTCGCGAACGTGAGGCTTTGGACCTCGGCGAGCTGGATCAGCTGCCCGATCCTTACACCTTGAGCGCTCCGGAGGAAGAAGCTCTGGAGATTGAGGCGGCCACGATTCCGGAACCTGAACCGGAGCCCGAGCCTGAACCGGAGCCCGAACCCGATCCAATCCTGCTAAAGATTGAAGCCAAGCGTGAGGAGATTGCCGAACTGGCTCTCGACAAACCGCAACTGGTTGCTGAGCAGCTGCGCGCCTGGATGGGAGGTCACTAA
- a CDS encoding FliH/SctL family protein, with product MWLDQDLLEVKENQRRGGAPNPVPLSTAAGSATAGAFRLAGASNQAKGDDKSTQAFGYAKGFSSGWAAGQKRATREAEQERNILNEDARLAEEARTEAYVDAMDEIQAIADAVSSRDALVIEDMKAALMEAAVDLAEALIGAELSDEPTRAKAALKRALSMNDPKDIVKVNMNPQDVATLTSLGVDCPVQLVPDSELDPGDAVAYMPEGLLDARLTSAVRRAREALVSAQAAEE from the coding sequence ATGTGGCTTGACCAGGACCTCTTGGAGGTCAAAGAAAACCAGCGACGCGGCGGTGCGCCCAATCCGGTGCCGCTATCCACCGCGGCCGGGTCGGCTACGGCGGGCGCGTTCCGTTTGGCAGGCGCTTCCAACCAAGCCAAAGGCGACGACAAATCCACTCAGGCCTTCGGATACGCCAAAGGCTTTTCTTCCGGGTGGGCTGCCGGTCAAAAACGGGCGACTCGTGAAGCTGAACAGGAACGCAACATCCTCAACGAGGACGCGCGTCTGGCTGAAGAAGCCCGTACCGAGGCTTATGTGGACGCGATGGATGAAATCCAGGCTATTGCCGATGCGGTTTCCTCCCGGGACGCCCTGGTCATCGAAGACATGAAAGCCGCGCTGATGGAAGCGGCAGTGGATTTAGCGGAAGCCCTGATCGGGGCGGAGCTTTCCGATGAACCGACTCGCGCCAAGGCGGCGTTAAAGCGGGCTTTGTCGATGAATGACCCGAAAGACATTGTGAAGGTCAATATGAACCCACAGGATGTGGCTACGCTGACCAGCTTGGGCGTGGATTGCCCGGTACAGCTGGTTCCCGATTCGGAACTGGATCCGGGCGACGCAGTGGCTTACATGCCGGAGGGTTTGCTGGATGCCCGGCTGACTTCGGCTGTGCGGCGTGCGCGAGAGGCTCTGGTGTCCGCTCAAGCAGCCGAGGAGTGA
- the flgB gene encoding flagellar basal body rod protein FlgB → MFDSVGYVAMRTALDGLSMRQRVIADNIANIQTPGFLSGKVSFESELARAVEFGHPATTHIATARSLEPTRIDGNNVNLDTETISSVDTVLRFQLATQAISGEYANIRSAMRTTS, encoded by the coding sequence ATGTTTGATTCTGTTGGTTACGTAGCAATGCGAACCGCGCTGGATGGATTGTCTATGCGTCAGCGAGTCATCGCCGACAACATTGCCAATATTCAGACGCCAGGATTCTTGTCCGGCAAGGTATCGTTCGAAAGTGAACTGGCTCGCGCCGTCGAGTTCGGACACCCTGCCACCACGCATATCGCCACTGCTCGCTCTTTGGAGCCCACTCGTATAGACGGTAACAATGTCAACCTGGACACTGAGACCATCTCCAGCGTGGATACGGTTCTTCGCTTTCAGCTGGCTACCCAAGCAATCAGTGGGGAATACGCCAACATTCGCTCTGCCATGAGGACGACATCATGA
- the fliG gene encoding flagellar motor switch protein FliG, whose protein sequence is MSQALTLSGLQKAALLLIQIGKDRAARVMSEMTDDEVEALSAEILRMTNVPREITADVIDEFYENSIASASLQLGHGGLDYAQKVLEQTFGKEKAAEIMERLMQGMQGQPFDFLKSADPREIVTLVSSEHPQTIALVLAHLRPDHAARVMAGLGPKLQGDVAVRIAQMERANPEMVTLVAASLQKKAEQVINSEEMQAIGGVEPLVDIINRADPGTEKMILTGLEERDEDLADEVRSRMFVFEDIVMLEDRGIQLVLRQVDGARLAMALKGTNEDLRSRLMKNLSERARQNVMEEIDMLGSVRMSQVQEARSEIVQLIRKMEESGQIVIRREEEDEYVA, encoded by the coding sequence ATGTCACAAGCACTGACTTTGAGCGGGCTTCAGAAAGCCGCCTTGCTGCTGATTCAAATCGGTAAGGATCGCGCTGCTCGCGTCATGAGCGAAATGACTGACGATGAGGTCGAAGCGCTGTCAGCTGAAATCTTGCGGATGACCAACGTACCTCGCGAAATCACCGCGGACGTCATCGATGAGTTCTATGAAAACTCCATAGCATCGGCAAGTTTGCAACTGGGCCACGGCGGCCTGGACTACGCCCAGAAAGTTCTGGAACAGACTTTCGGCAAGGAAAAAGCTGCGGAAATCATGGAACGCCTGATGCAGGGCATGCAAGGGCAGCCTTTCGATTTCCTGAAGTCCGCCGACCCGCGTGAAATCGTGACGTTGGTTTCCTCCGAGCACCCCCAGACGATTGCCCTGGTGCTGGCGCACCTGCGTCCGGATCACGCCGCGCGTGTCATGGCTGGTCTGGGTCCGAAACTTCAAGGCGATGTGGCAGTGCGCATCGCCCAGATGGAACGGGCTAACCCCGAAATGGTTACCCTGGTGGCTGCTTCCCTGCAAAAGAAGGCTGAGCAGGTCATTAACTCTGAAGAAATGCAAGCTATCGGCGGTGTCGAACCGCTGGTCGACATCATCAACCGGGCCGATCCGGGTACTGAAAAGATGATTCTGACCGGGCTGGAAGAACGTGACGAGGACCTGGCTGATGAAGTCCGCTCCCGGATGTTCGTCTTTGAAGACATCGTTATGCTCGAAGATCGGGGTATTCAGCTGGTGCTGCGTCAGGTCGACGGGGCTCGCCTGGCGATGGCCCTGAAGGGCACGAACGAAGATTTGCGTTCTCGCTTGATGAAGAACCTTTCCGAGCGTGCTCGCCAGAATGTCATGGAAGAAATCGACATGCTGGGCAGCGTGCGCATGAGCCAGGTTCAGGAAGCTCGTTCCGAAATCGTCCAGCTGATCCGCAAGATGGAGGAATCTGGCCAAATCGTCATCCGCCGCGAGGAGGAAGACGAATATGTGGCTTGA
- a CDS encoding flagellar FliJ family protein produces the protein MVDRAFRLQGLLNLRQLQEDQAAGRLASAHADLNHADQQLSSARARLGSMQTTGATNLAVAAAMRNAAMMQIQEGIARKEYAQAVVDRRQDEWQGARRLTATLEKLENRHAEEVIADDLHKEQVVLDELASHMGNTGSATEGKTGAEPRVRTIRETLPSESATGSTGQQSPAFAKGGQL, from the coding sequence ATGGTAGATCGCGCGTTCCGTCTTCAGGGTTTACTCAATTTACGCCAGCTCCAAGAGGATCAGGCGGCGGGTCGTCTGGCCTCGGCTCACGCGGACTTAAACCACGCGGATCAGCAGCTGTCCTCAGCCCGTGCCCGGCTCGGTTCCATGCAGACTACCGGGGCCACAAACCTGGCTGTAGCTGCGGCGATGCGTAACGCGGCAATGATGCAGATTCAGGAGGGCATTGCTCGAAAAGAGTACGCGCAAGCGGTGGTGGATCGGCGTCAGGATGAATGGCAGGGGGCTCGTCGCCTCACTGCAACCTTAGAAAAACTTGAAAATCGTCATGCGGAAGAAGTTATTGCCGATGATTTGCATAAGGAACAGGTTGTTCTTGATGAGCTTGCGTCTCACATGGGCAACACTGGCAGTGCCACGGAGGGCAAAACCGGTGCGGAACCGCGTGTTCGCACGATAAGGGAAACGCTCCCGAGTGAGTCTGCGACAGGCTCAACCGGTCAGCAAAGCCCCGCTTTTGCCAAGGGAGGTCAATTGTGA
- a CDS encoding flagellar hook-basal body complex protein FliE produces MPYSVDGIGSNLTSSLTGTQQLTNNLVQSLGFSRSAATQAGPSRLGTNAAHIVPTGTGLTPLGGDVRDVAETSFGNVFADAVYNMQQRESTAKKLGVQALTGQLNDVHQYTIAAAESQLTMELTSTIRNKAVDMFNEIMRMQA; encoded by the coding sequence ATGCCTTACTCTGTAGATGGTATTGGTAGCAACCTGACCAGTTCCTTGACCGGAACCCAGCAGCTGACCAATAACTTAGTACAATCCCTTGGGTTCTCACGTTCCGCAGCCACCCAAGCCGGTCCGTCGCGTCTTGGCACCAATGCCGCGCACATCGTCCCGACTGGCACCGGTCTAACCCCGTTGGGTGGAGATGTCCGCGATGTCGCGGAAACCTCTTTCGGCAACGTTTTTGCCGATGCGGTGTACAACATGCAACAACGTGAGAGTACCGCCAAGAAGCTGGGTGTGCAGGCCCTGACCGGGCAACTCAATGATGTCCACCAATACACTATTGCAGCCGCAGAATCCCAGCTGACTATGGAACTGACCTCCACTATACGGAACAAGGCAGTTGACATGTTCAACGAGATTATGAGGATGCAAGCATAA
- a CDS encoding FliI/YscN family ATPase, whose product MSVLELATLPSFVSLLNASRPQRVGEVESVVGLSVQVRGLQCSVGEVVLVGDDPGVPAEVVALDAGIASCMPLDNLDGLRIGSPVRGTGLPATVPVGPALLGRVIDAAGRPLDGKGPIYAADRVPIHGAAPNALERARIDMPVAMGVRVLDTLVTLGRGQRIGLFAGSGVGKSTLMSMIARGTNAEVCVIALVGERGREVREFLEDDLGEEGLSRSVVVVATSDESPMLRKRAAFTATRVAEYYRDAGRHVLLMMDSLTRTCMAQREIGLSVGEPPATRGYPPSTFSMMAQLLERAGSGSVGSVTGIYTVLVDGDDHNEPIADQARSILDGHVVLDRKLAVAGHYPAIDALGSISRVASKVTTREQKEAATALRQIMGAKRSVQDLLDVGAYQAGTNPEVDTAVKYDADIEAFLTQKTDEKVEFDAAWSQLFDLYQAFKSEKAA is encoded by the coding sequence GTGAGCGTCTTGGAGCTGGCAACTTTACCCTCTTTTGTGAGTTTGCTGAACGCCTCGCGCCCCCAACGGGTCGGTGAGGTGGAGTCCGTTGTGGGTCTGTCTGTGCAGGTCCGCGGCTTGCAATGCTCTGTGGGTGAAGTCGTGTTGGTTGGCGATGATCCGGGAGTTCCCGCCGAAGTGGTGGCGCTGGATGCGGGCATCGCCTCGTGTATGCCCCTGGACAATCTGGACGGTTTGCGGATTGGTTCTCCGGTTCGCGGTACCGGTCTGCCGGCCACAGTTCCGGTCGGTCCGGCTCTGTTGGGTCGGGTCATTGATGCGGCGGGTCGCCCGCTTGACGGTAAAGGCCCTATCTATGCGGCTGACCGGGTGCCGATTCACGGGGCGGCTCCCAACGCTTTGGAGCGTGCTCGGATTGATATGCCCGTCGCGATGGGGGTGCGGGTTTTGGACACCCTGGTGACCTTGGGGCGAGGCCAGCGCATTGGCCTGTTTGCCGGTTCCGGGGTCGGCAAATCGACTTTGATGTCGATGATTGCTCGCGGCACGAATGCCGAAGTCTGTGTCATCGCCCTGGTGGGCGAGCGCGGGCGGGAGGTCCGGGAGTTTTTGGAAGACGACTTGGGCGAGGAGGGTCTGTCCCGTTCTGTCGTGGTGGTGGCGACTTCTGACGAGTCCCCGATGTTGCGCAAACGCGCCGCTTTCACTGCCACCCGGGTCGCTGAGTACTACCGGGACGCGGGTCGCCACGTCCTGCTGATGATGGATTCCCTGACCCGTACCTGCATGGCCCAGCGCGAAATCGGCCTGTCTGTAGGCGAACCGCCCGCCACTCGCGGCTACCCGCCTTCGACTTTCTCGATGATGGCGCAACTGTTGGAACGGGCCGGTTCCGGTTCGGTTGGGTCCGTGACCGGCATCTACACGGTGCTGGTGGACGGGGACGACCACAACGAACCCATCGCTGACCAGGCGCGCTCCATTCTGGATGGGCACGTGGTGCTGGATCGGAAACTGGCGGTGGCTGGACACTATCCGGCTATCGACGCCCTGGGCTCCATCTCCCGGGTGGCTTCCAAAGTCACTACACGGGAACAAAAGGAGGCCGCTACCGCCCTGCGTCAGATTATGGGGGCGAAGCGTTCGGTCCAGGACCTGCTGGATGTGGGGGCTTATCAGGCGGGCACGAATCCCGAAGTGGACACGGCTGTGAAATATGACGCCGACATCGAAGCGTTCCTGACTCAAAAGACCGATGAAAAGGTCGAATTCGACGCGGCTTGGTCGCAACTGTTTGATCTCTATCAGGCTTTCAAGTCTGAGAAAGCGGCATAG
- the flgC gene encoding flagellar basal body rod protein FlgC, whose translation MTTFGAIGIAGTGMTVNRKWLDCISDNIANINTTKPMNEEAFRARYVVAQAVDYGRPAGTMVSGIALGGTDGRIVYDPRDPNANEEGYVRHPDIDLGSQMTQLIMAQRAYQANAAVVDRAKSTYEAALQIGR comes from the coding sequence ATGACCACGTTTGGAGCAATCGGTATCGCTGGAACCGGCATGACAGTCAACCGCAAGTGGTTGGACTGCATCTCGGATAACATCGCCAACATCAACACCACCAAGCCCATGAACGAAGAGGCCTTCCGGGCCCGCTACGTGGTGGCTCAGGCTGTTGATTACGGGCGTCCAGCAGGCACGATGGTATCGGGCATTGCGCTCGGTGGCACCGACGGCCGGATCGTGTACGACCCCCGCGATCCGAACGCGAATGAAGAAGGGTATGTCCGCCACCCTGATATTGACTTGGGATCACAGATGACCCAGTTGATTATGGCGCAAAGGGCTTACCAGGCAAACGCTGCCGTGGTGGACCGTGCAAAGTCCACCTACGAAGCAGCATTGCAAATCGGGAGGTGA